In Caretta caretta isolate rCarCar2 chromosome 4, rCarCar1.hap1, whole genome shotgun sequence, one genomic interval encodes:
- the OCIAD2 gene encoding OCIA domain-containing protein 2 isoform X2, translating into MSSETAQSKVQASSQQQNKQSGFYCPISDAHINRKEVERISRECRNESFWYRGLPLSLGSMLITQGLIYNGFLSSNPRFGSLPKIAFAGAFGLAIGTMSYIRACQRKFQSIGVQPFGPEHKRHCHHTCKECEANFGSNGKENSKPSAS; encoded by the exons atgtctTCAGAAACAGCCCAAAGTAAAGTTCAGGCATCTTCACAGCAACAAAACAAACAG TCTGGTTTCTACTGTCCTATCTCAGATGCTCACATCAATAGAAAAGAAGTAGAAAGGATCAGTCGAGAATGTAGAAATGAAAGTTTCTGGTACAGAG GTCTTCCATTGTCTCTAGGAAGCATGCTCATCACTCAGGGACTAATTTACAATG gCTTTCTCTCATCAAACCCAAGATTTGGATCATTACCTAAAATTGCAT TTGCTGGTGCCTTTGGTCTTGCCATTGGGACAATGTCATACATACGAGCATGCCAAAGAAAGTTCCAAAGTATAGGAGTTCAGCCATTTGGTCCAGAACATAAAAG GCACTGTCATCATACCTGCAAGGAATGCGAAGCAAATTTTGGATCTAATGGAAAGGAAAACTCAAAGCCTTCAGCTTCATAA